The Neospora caninum Liverpool complete genome, chromosome X genome includes a region encoding these proteins:
- a CDS encoding SRS domain-containing protein, with translation MARAARMNRRLGGFRSRARKLMALCMGGVLLLSGGHAVADYLREGTLRRNLQAEEGGSTQTEPVFSGQVATCTLSPGGGGTRNGDDAATALTLSKGILTATLVCSGENNEAVPKGMKKVCSAGEGQTVAKCKSHEDGTVQVTLESLLGSSRSIEWRKTTQTLEEQNNGEEWTLELQEADLPLSDKAFFVGCDKNEAHQLLSLEGKAAVDCKVDVNVKARPSSVTDNNVVTCAYGKDSNPEPLKVEMTTENNTLTIQCGSEGSLNPESYATQYCDLQGELENCTLKTFEDILPTFAASWWSKGDNSRSATLTIPQTDFPESEQQFRVGCVYKNETSGGPKPAAKGAKTGEAHAAATTSNCNVIVTVRSGSANSSSGQLVATLAGAATMTGLVVGSL, from the coding sequence ATGGCGAGGGCTGCGAGAATGAATCGACGACTTGGAGGGTTCAGGTCGAGAGCCCGCAAGTTGATGGCATTGTGCATGGGTGGAGTTTTGTTGCTCTCTGGCGGGCATGCTGTGGCAGATTATTTGCGTGAAGGAACTCTGCGGCGCAATTTGCAAGCAGAAGAGGGTGGGTCGACCCAGACTGAACCAGTATTCAGCGGGCAAGTCGCCACATGCACCTTGTCACCAGGGGGTGGTGGAACAAGAAATGGCGATGATGCTGCTACCGCTCTGACACTGTCGAAAGGCATTTTAACCGCTACATTGGTGTGTTCTGGTGAAAACAACGAGGCGGTTCCCAAAGGGATGAAGAAAGTCTGTTCTGCGGGTGAGGGGCAGACTGTGGCAAAATGCAAGTCTCATGAGGATGGCACGGTTCAGGTCACGCTGGAATCTCTCCTGGGGTCCAGCCGCAGTATCGAGTGGAGAAAAACAACTCAAACACTCGAAGAGCAGAACAACGGCGAGGAGTGGACCTTGGAGCTACAAGAGGCAGACCTTCCACTTAGCGACAaagccttcttcgtcggctgcGACAAAAATGAAGCACACCAACTACTAAGCCTAGAGGGAAAGGCTGCGGTAGACTGCAAAGTCGACGTGAATGTCAAAGCGAGACCTTCGTCTGTTACGGACAATAACGTCGTCACCTGCGCATACGGCAAGGACAGCAACCCTGAGCCCCTGAAGGTTGAGATGACAACAGAAAACAACACCCTCACTATTCAGTGTGGTTCCGAGGGATCCCTCAATCCTGAATCCTATGCAACCCAGTACTGCGATCTCCAGGGAGAGTTGGAGAACTGCACTCTGAAGACGTTCGAGGATATTTTGCCTACGTTTGCGGCCAGCTGGTGGTCAAAGGGAGACAATAGTAGATCCGCCACGCTGACCATCCCGCAGACGGACTTTCCTGAATCCGAACAGCAATTCCGGGTGGGTTGTGTCTACAAAAATGAGACTTCTGGTGGTCCCAAACCCGCGGCGAAGGGTGCAAAAACGGGAGAAGCACATGCAGCTGCTACTACGTCGAACTGCAATGTGATTGTGACTGTGAGGTCAGGAAGCGCTAATTCGTCATCGGGTCAACTGGTAGCTACACTCGCTGGTGCAGCCACGATGACAGGACTGGTCGTTGGGTCCTTGTAA
- a CDS encoding SRS domain-containing protein has product MRFFTMAKSVTMEQRRGGLKSRARKLMALCMGGVLLLSGGHAGSEYLREGTLQRNLDQEPEAATQTEPVFSGQVATCTLPTGGVGRSTADDATSALTLSKDNLTATLKCSGTDYVAIPQKMTKVCAATVQDPSVKNCKTDLQDTGNGKQITLPALLGSSRSIEWKKTLTTGVQNTGEVWTLELQEADLPFSDKAFFVGCDKKTADNPAPSPITDCKVDVVVKARPSSVADNNVVACAYGKDSNPEPLKVEMTTERNTLTIQCGSEGSLNPESYATQYCDLQGELENCTLKKFEDILPTFATSWWSKADDSRSATLTIPETDFPESEHQFRLGCVHKPANTEQPPLTEESSKTGSSQPVATTSNCNVIVTVRSGNSASSSAQMAAAIAGTAGLTGLLVGSL; this is encoded by the coding sequence ATGAGGTTCTTCACAATGGCGAAGTCTGTGACAAtggagcagcggcgcggaGGGTTAAAGTCGAGGGCCCGCAAGTTGATGGCATTGTGCATGGGTGGAGTCTTGTTGCTCTCTGGCGGGCATGCTGGGTCAGAATATTTGCGTGAAGGAACACTGCAGCGAAATTTAGATCAGGAGCCAGAAGCGGCTACCCAGACTGAACCAGTATTCAGCGGGCAAGTCGCCACTTGTACCTTGCCAACAGGAGGTGTTGGAAGAAGCACGGCCGACGATGCTACTAGCGCCCTGACACTGTCGAAAGATAATTTGACCGCTACATTGAAGTGTTCAGGTACAGACTACGTTGCAATTCCCCAAAAGATGACGAAGGTATGTGCCGCTACTGTTCAGGACCCCTCAGTAAAAAACTGCAAAACTGATCTGCAGGATACAGGGAACGGCAAGCAGATCACGCTGCCAGCACTCCTGGGGTCCAGCCGCAGTATCGAGTGGAAAAAAACTCTGACAACTGGGGTCCAAAACACCGGCGAAGTATGGACCTTGGAGCTACAAGAGGCAGACCTTCCATTTAGCGACAAAGCCTTCTTCGTAGGCTGCGACAAGAAAACTGCCGACAATCCTGCGCCGTCACCCATCACAGATTGTAAAGTTGACGTGGTTGTCAAAGCGAGACCGTCTTCCGTTGCCGACAATAATGTCGTCGCCTGCGCATACGGCAAGGACAGCAACCCTGAGCCCCTGAAGGTTGAGATgacaacagagaggaacacCCTCACTATTCAATGTGGCTCCGAGGGATCTCTGAATCCTGAATCCTATGCAACCCAGTACTGCGATCTCCAGGGAGAGTTGGAGAACTGCACGCTGAAGAAGTTTGAAGATATTTTGCCTACATTTGCAACCAGCTGGTGGTCAAAGGCAGACGATAGTAGATCCGCCACATTGACAATCCCGGAGACGGACTTTCCAGAATCCGAACACCAATTCCGTTTGGGATGCGTCCACAAACCGGCAAACACCGAGCAACCCCCTCTTACCGAGGAAAGCAGCAAAACTGGAAGTTCACAACCAGTCGCTACTACATCGAATTGCAATGTGATTGTGACTGTCAGGTCGGGAAActctgcttcgtcgtctgctCAAATGGCAGCTGCAATCGCTGGTACAGCCGGGTTGACAGGACTCCTCGTCGGGTCCTTGTAA